A genomic window from Nicotiana sylvestris chromosome 11, ASM39365v2, whole genome shotgun sequence includes:
- the LOC104217454 gene encoding protein NLP6-like, producing the protein MESVFSEQAWSRQPNGLWVFWSERDDAEQLQNHFSFTTDVVTKRMVIKERVKIALQHVEKLSCNYLIQYWASIVIDGQTFLTTSDQPFGLTRLEYGLCSYRKKCLSHAIPVELKNGTQCENDLGPPGRVFKHRLPELCTDVKNYSQQEFPLRDDAVAWSIQWCYTVPVFDPSRDTFVGVLELVTSHQTNEWIFGNSVLPIFKMLQVVDLKSPDSYCPLDLKVLDDRQCALGGLYKAIEVVCQKHQFLFAQIWVSVADSWCTGKVITVRQRHIAINDNQNLNLFKYASGLQYILEGYGVVGRAFSSKSSCFCRDVTRLSIMEYPLVTCAREAGLTGCFAICLSAPGNDDNVFILEFFLPPNELLRRNLQDFLKLVLGTVKQQLQHVKVAVGHDFGEMLPVEVIKISSDDELDSFDICQTTKELQNAEPLPNGGELMLLDTPNQQSFSSETNQQLSLDIDEINAERDSIAVSEEQCNSAGSSTSAKTSQNKERKLQLDLSTRQAKQGANAGNKRKKGKRIFTSESEIQKERERIEQDHNINLKKIEDRSSMTQDAAANDLGVGKSTLKRICRLYGITRWPPKNKEKKTKCSHSRKMKSILPAEEDVNARTKFQQSSDSPNKEDTINGAKVGAHVTEILDGTAVITKVNYGDRMLKLKLTSSSKMKDLEEEVVKRVESSIESFDFTYVDKEGDTILIKCDEDLTECFLHSRSSESATVKMSITPKS; encoded by the exons ATGGAGAGTGTGTTCAGTGAACAAGCCTGGTCCCGCCAACCCAATGGtctatgggttttttggagtgaACGTGATGATGCAGAGCAGCTTCAGAATCACTTCTCCTTCA CTACAGATGTTGTTACTAAACGCATGGTAATCAAGGAAAGAGTTAAGATTGCACTACAACATGTAGAGAAATTATCCTGCAATTATCTTATTCAGTACTGGGCTAGTATTGTAATTGATGGCCAGACTTTCCTAACAACTTCAGATCAGCCTTTTGGTCTTACCAGACTTGAATACGGACTATGTTCGTACAGGAAAAAGTGCCTGAGCCATGCAATTCCTGTTGAGCTGAAGAACGGTACCCAATGTGAAAATGACCTTGGTCCCCCCGGACGTGTGTTCAAACATAGGTTGCCTGAACTATGTACAGACGTGAAGAATTACAGCCAACAAGAGTTCCCTTTACGGGATGATGCTGTAGCCTGGAGCATACAATGGTGCTATACTGTCCCTGTTTTTGATCCATCTCGAGACACCTTTGTCGGGGTACTTGAGTTGGTCACCAGTCACCAAACAAATGAATGGATATTTGGAAACTCTGTCTTGCCCATTTTCAAGATGCTCCAG GTGGTGGATCTTAAATCTCCAGATTCATATTGTCCGCTTGATTTGAAA GTTTTGGATGACCGGCAATGTGCTCTTGGTGGATTATACAAGGCAATCGAAGTGGTATGTCAAAAACATCAATTTCTCTTTGCTCAGATTTGGGTCAGTGTTGCTGATTCATGGTGCACTGGAAAAGTTATCACTGTTAGACAACGACACATTGCAATCAACGATAACCAAAACTTAAATTTATTCAAATATGCAAGTGGTCTTCAGTACATATTAGAAGGATACGGTGTTGTTGGCAGGGCTTTCTCATCAAAATCTTCATGCTTTTGCCGAGATGTAACACGGTTGAGCATAATGGAATACCCCTTGGTAACTTGTGCTCGCGAAGCTGGTTTAACTGGTTGTTTTGCAATCTGTTTAAGTGCTCCGGGCAATGATGACAATGTTTTCATACTAGAGTTCTTCTTGCCCCCAAATGAGCTTCTGCGTAGGAATCTACAAGACTTCCTGAAGTTAGTTTTGGGCACGGTGAAACAACAGTTGCAACACGTTAAGGTTGCAGTCGGACATGATTTTGGAGAGATGTTACCTGTTGAAGTCATCAAGATTTCTTCTGACGATGAACTTGATTCTTTTGATATCTGTCAAACTACTAAAGAACTGCAGAATGCTGAGCCATTGCCAAATGGAGGAGAGTTGATGTTGCTTGACACACCAAATCAGCAGTCTTTTTCTTCCGAAACAAATCAGCAACTGAGTTTGGATATTGATGAGATAAATGCTGAAAGGGATAGCATAGCTGTAAGTGAAGAACAGTGCAATTCCGCTGGATCTTCAACTAGCGCTAAAACCTcacaaaataaagaaagaaaactgCAGCTGGACTTATCAACACGACAGGCAAAGCAGGGAGCAAATGCTgggaacaaaagaaaaaagggtaaACGGATATTTACCTCTGAGTCAGAGattcagaaagaaagagagaGGATAGAACAGGACCATAACATCAACCTCAAAAAAATTGAAGACCGTTCGTCAATGACTCAAGATGCCGCTGCCAATGATTTGGGAG TTGGCAAATCAACACTGAAGCGTATATGTAGATTATACGGTATAACTAGATGGCCACCCAAGAATAAGGAGAAGAAAACAAAATGCTCCCACTCTCGTAAAATGAAATCAATCCTCCCTGCTGAGGAAGATGTCAATGCTAGAACAAAATTCCAGCAATCTTCTGATTCCCCTAACAAGGAAGACACAATTAATGGAGCTAAAGTTGGAGCACATGTTACAGAAATCCTAGATGGTACAGCTGTGATTACAAAGGTAAATTATGGAGATAGGATGCTAAAATTGAAGCTAACTAGTTCTTCTAAGATGAAGGATTTAGAAGAGGAAGTGGTAAAGAGGGTCGAGTCATCGATCGAAAGTTTTGATTTCACGTATGTAGATAAAGAGGGTGATACGATATTGATAAAATGTGATGAGGATTTGACGGAATGTTTTCTGCATTCTAGATCTTCAGAAAGCGCGACTGTTAAGATGTCCATCACCCCAAAGTCTTAA
- the LOC104217455 gene encoding uncharacterized protein, with protein MAGRNEAFRICGSVSEALSYMPCPLQYTEPNTKNDLWVFWSQHNNEFPSVFPSTADTTIYHDTIKEKIASALKNAYISDNFGCWLVQFWAPVTTKDQFFLTTCDLPFGLTKLHEGLCFYRSECLKFRISIVTENENQLGPTGRVFKHGLPEMSPDISRYSAADFPQHSSAFTAGLGNYLAVPVFVPLSNECAGVLEIIGDKKGSFSQDLVQMVYEMLKKVDLRSSNMYGHPDKKQGIKGLARALKEIEEQLSFICRTHQLPLAQTWLPILDRSNVERFTTTEEQFCICTSAGYEFRAACDMFHLGKSQGVVGKAFLTRSSCFCSDITQLSMTEYPLAHVAHRVGLHSSFAICLQSSYTGDYLYLLEFFLPQDNKSDCRSPQTILNMLLASMKRQFRSFKLASGQKLGEKLSVEIIPVPSDDGLNSFEICHSVKPLSDIEAVAIQWFNPLNRLLKSGNTVNIYPENIDLTTSSRTSNSTTNLTNVRVLTNRVVSNNSEEESMMKISEGHHRINSVVLQQSVGAKVNGTETTLASQSPNSLGTKHLEINDMNYSSDQLESPKVADSHCEESSGGDQLCHDNTTSLTHAAKPTTQAAGVQNESIIPRKCPNFLLSGVHADELERLAKVSKLYYREELQSSCEGVQAYEVFDVSSEEDATRMRKPVVPRAIVKGDHPFKTSITEEIPVSIIDEFSKFVQTKSIRTRRNKVCEKKDDILEEQFDLGIASIAERTWFFELHYAGIGINDMHIDVIFYYLRKKAKYGNIRMTTTDNYFSSIIEEVYNKSIKDSMNAKNQIFDMIKKLREYVLGFYILCNTPWVFVDYVLMPINVKYAWHWVLGILSLHDCCIYIYDSMRSPGHDVVIHKALHSFAVMIPLLLNTTTFYQQRSDIATNISHYLGKKDLSEPFALTSVDNLPQQEKTDCGIYCSAFAEYFIEGKKIPVDKNIFDPTRLRTRYGALLYYYGKKKQLEYLVSEDEATGRLDKPCVSKRRNTKTN; from the exons ATGGCAGGAAGAAATGAAGCATTCAGAATATGTGGTAGTGTATCCGAAGCATTGAGTTACATGCCATGTCCCCTGCAATACACTGAGCCTAACACTAAGAATGACCTCTGGGTATTTTGGAGCCAACACAACAACGAGTTTCCTTCTGTCTTCCCCAGCA CTGCTGATACTACTATCTATCATGATACTATTAAGGAGAAAATCGCATCTGCTCTCAAGAATGCCTACATTTCTGACAACTTCGGATGCTGGTTGGTTCAATTTTGGGCACCTGTGACTACTAAAGATCAGTTTTTTCTAACAACTTGTGACCTACCGTTTGGTCTTACGAAACTCCATGAAGGACTTTGTTTTTATAGGTCAGAGTGTCTGAAATTTAGAATTTCTATTGTAACTGAGAATGAGAATCAACTTGGCCCTACCGGACGCGTGTTCAAACATGGTTTGCCTGAAATGAGTCCGGATATTTCGCGCTATTCTGCTGCTGATTTTCCTCAGCATAGCTCGGCTTTTACTGCTGGTTTAGGGAACTATTTGGCTGTACCGGTTTTTGTGCCGCTTAGTAATGAATGCGCTGGAGTACTTGAGATCATAGGGGATAAGAAGGGAAGCTTCTCTCAAGACCTTGTTCAAATGGTCTATGAAATGCTTAAG AAGGTGGACTTGAGATCATCAAACATGTATGGCCACCCCGACAAGAAG CAGGGTATTAAAGGGCTAGCACGTGCCCTGAAAGAAATTGAGGAGCAGTTGAGTTTTATATGCAGAACACATCAATTACCTCTAGCTCAGACATGGCTACCTATCCTTGACAGAAGCAATGTTGAAAGATTCACGACCACAGAGGAACAATTTTGCATATGTACGTCAGCAGGCTATGAGTTCAGAGCTGCTTGTGATATGTTTCACTTAGGGAAGAGTCAGGGGGTTGTTGGTAAGGCCTTTTTAACCCGTAGTTCATGCTTTTGCAGTGACATCACACAGTTAAGCATGACTGAGTACCCCTTGGCACATGTGGCACACAGAGTTGGATTACATAGCTCGTTTGCTATATGTTTGCAGAGTTCCTACACGGGGGACTATTTATACCTATTGGAGTTCTTTTTACCCCAAGATAACAAGTCAGATTGCAGGAGTCCACAAACCATATTGAATATGCTATTGGCCTCGATGAAGCGACAATTTCGAAGTTTCAAGCTTGCTTCTGGACAAAAACTGGGAGAGAAATTATCTGTTGAAATTATACCTGTTCCTTCAGATGATGGACTCAACTCTTTTGAGATATGCCATAGTGTGAAACCTTTATCTGATATTGAAGCAGTAGCAATACAGTGGTTTAACCCATTAAACAGATTACTGAAAAGTGGAAATACAGTAAATATCTATCCTGAAAATATTGATCTAACAACATCATCAAGAACTTCTAACAGTACAACAAATCTAACAAATGTGAGGGTGCTAACTAATAGAGTTGTTTCCAATAACTCTGAGGAAGAAAGCATGATGAAGATATCCGAAGGACACCACAGAATTAACAGTGTAGTGCTTCAGCAATCAGTTGGTGCAAAAGTCAATGGCACTGAAACCACTCTTG CCAGCCAATCTCCAAATAGTCTTGGCACAAAGCATCTTGAAATTAACGACATGAATTACTCCAGTGATCAGCTTGAATCTCCCAAGGTTGCTGATAGCCATTGTGAAGAATCCAGTGGAGGTGACCAGTTATGTCATGACAACACAACTTCCTTGACTCATGCTGCAAAGCCAACCACACAAGCTGCGGGAGTGCAGAACGAAAGCATCATTCCAAGAAAATGTCCAAATTTTCTACTCTCTGGGGTTCATGCTGATGAGCTAGAAAGGTTAGCCAAGGTGTCTAAGCTCTACTATCGTGAGGAGCTCCAG TCAAGTTGTGAAGGTGTCCAAGCTTATGAGGTTTTCGACGTCTCTAGTGAAGAAGATGCAACAAGAATGAGAAAACCTGTTGTACCTCGTGCTATTGTGAAAGGGGATCATCCTTTTAAAACGTCAATTACAGAAGAAATTCCTGTATCAATTATTGATGAGTTTAGTAAGTTTGTTCAGACAAAGTCAATTCGAACTCGCAG aaataAGGTGTGCGAAAAGAAGGATGATATATTGGAGGAACAGTTTGATCTTGGAATTGCATCTATAGCTGAGAGGACATGGTTTTTTGAACTTCATTATGCTGGTATAGGTATTAATGACATG CATATTGATGTTATATTCTATTACCTTCGGAAGAAAGCAAAATATGGAAACATAAGGATGACAACCACCGACAACTATTTCAGTTCTATCATTGAAGAGGTGTACAATAAATCAATTAAGGatagcatgaatgcaaaaaatcaGATATTTGACATGATAAAGAAATTAAGAGAGTATGTGCTTGGGTTTTACATTCTTTGTAACACCCCTTGGGTTTTCGTTGATTATGTTCTTATGCCAATCAATGTAAAATATGCATGGCATTGGGTGTTGGGCATTCTATCTTTGCATGATTGCTGCATATACATATATGACTCAATGAGATCCCCAGGACATGATGTTGTAATTCATAAAGCATTGCACTCATTTGCTGTAATGATACCATTGTTGCTCAACACTACTACATTTTATCAGCAAAGAAGTGACATTGCAACGAATATATCACATTACTTGGGAAAAAAGGATCTATCTGAACCATTTGCTCTTACATCAGTGGATAACTTGCCTCAACAGGAAAAAAC TGATTGTGGTATATATTGTTCTGCATTTGCGGAGTATTTCATTGAAGGCAAGAAGATACCTGTTGACAAGAACATCTTTGATCCTACACGTCTTCGAACCAGATATGGAGCATTATTATACTATTATGGTAAGAAGAAGCAGCTGGAATATCTCGTTAGTGAAGATGAGGCCACTGGAAGATTGGACAAACCTTGCGTTTCAAAAAGGCGCAACACAAAGACCAATTGA